One part of the Marinobacter sp. MDS2 genome encodes these proteins:
- a CDS encoding nuclear transport factor 2 family protein, with translation MQPKEIVAQFIADVSAQRLEKAKTLLAEEGFEYVGPNMRFLNRDDMVSYQFGMVAIQKDLVLRQLSADGEHVYAILDYQTYFEQIGDVRLAVWFRVRDEKIQTVETFYNAAVVENMLGGNLPSAN, from the coding sequence ATGCAGCCGAAAGAGATTGTGGCGCAATTTATCGCTGACGTAAGTGCTCAGCGCCTGGAGAAAGCAAAAACGCTGCTGGCTGAAGAGGGCTTTGAGTACGTCGGCCCGAATATGCGTTTTCTGAACCGGGATGACATGGTGTCGTACCAGTTTGGCATGGTGGCTATTCAGAAGGATCTGGTGCTGCGTCAGCTCAGTGCCGATGGCGAGCATGTGTATGCGATTCTGGATTACCAGACCTACTTCGAGCAGATCGGCGATGTGCGGTTGGCGGTTTGGTTCCGGGTTCGGGACGAAAAGATTCAAACCGTGGAAACCTTCTACAACGCCGCAGTGGTCGAGAATATGTTGGGAGGAAACCTGCCGTCAGCGAACTGA
- a CDS encoding group II truncated hemoglobin: MSKAVPKYGDGDTSYRAAGGLEGITRLVNAFYDYMETLPEARQILAMHRPDLTESRTKLAYFLSGWLGGPRLYAEHFGSINIPMVHRHLPVGEEDRDAWMLCMQKAVADQPFDESFKAYLIEQLWVPAERIRSVCSAPVSR; the protein is encoded by the coding sequence ATGAGCAAAGCAGTACCTAAATACGGCGACGGGGACACCTCGTACCGCGCCGCCGGGGGATTGGAAGGCATTACCCGGTTGGTGAACGCGTTTTACGATTACATGGAAACGCTGCCGGAGGCCCGGCAGATTCTGGCGATGCACCGGCCGGATTTAACCGAATCCCGCACCAAATTGGCTTACTTTTTGTCGGGCTGGCTAGGCGGGCCAAGGTTGTATGCGGAACATTTCGGTAGTATCAACATTCCGATGGTTCATCGGCATTTGCCCGTGGGCGAAGAAGATCGCGATGCCTGGATGCTGTGTATGCAGAAAGCCGTGGCCGATCAGCCGTTTGATGAGTCGTTCAAGGCGTACTTGATCGAACAGCTGTGGGTGCCAGCTGAGCGAATCAGAAGTGTTTGTAGCGCACCCGTTTCGCGCTAA
- a CDS encoding SDR family oxidoreductase, giving the protein MKDEKIVLITGASSGIGAATVEKVIEAGHKVVITARSTDKLNEMVKKWGDDKVVAVTADVSKLDDITHVVEKAKEAFGRIDVVFANAGTGVNSPGIENGDPDEWKTMLDVNINALLYTAKASLPSLKETQGQFIITSSVAGKITLKGSVYGASKWFAYGFGQNLAAEMREWNGRCTTICPGMVNTPFFDEAKPDKLDPSDVADAVVYAMAADPRCDIREITLMPTQ; this is encoded by the coding sequence ATGAAAGATGAAAAAATCGTTCTGATCACTGGCGCGTCCAGTGGTATTGGTGCTGCCACCGTTGAGAAGGTGATCGAAGCGGGGCATAAAGTTGTTATTACGGCGAGAAGCACCGATAAGCTCAATGAAATGGTTAAAAAGTGGGGTGACGATAAGGTCGTGGCGGTAACGGCCGATGTCTCCAAGCTGGACGACATTACCCATGTGGTGGAAAAGGCCAAAGAAGCGTTTGGCCGAATCGATGTGGTGTTCGCGAATGCCGGTACCGGCGTGAACTCTCCCGGCATTGAAAACGGCGATCCCGATGAGTGGAAAACCATGCTGGACGTGAACATCAACGCGCTGTTGTATACGGCCAAAGCCAGCCTGCCGTCGCTAAAAGAAACCCAGGGGCAGTTTATTATCACCAGTTCCGTGGCCGGCAAGATCACACTGAAAGGCTCTGTGTATGGTGCGTCTAAGTGGTTTGCTTACGGCTTCGGCCAGAACCTGGCGGCTGAGATGAGGGAGTGGAATGGCCGGTGCACCACCATCTGCCCGGGCATGGTGAATACGCCGTTTTTCGATGAAGCCAAGCCGGATAAGCTGGACCCCAGCGATGTGGCCGATGCGGTTGTGTACGCGATGGCGGCCGACCCAAGGTGCGACATTCGCGAAATCACCTTGATGCCTACTCAGTAG
- a CDS encoding exonuclease domain-containing protein, with amino-acid sequence MTTSYLEQTTFAFLDIETTGGNSSHDRITEIGIRFWRAGEVVDEWQTLLNPGMRISPFIEQLTGISNAMVADAPTFEAIADTLEEKLRDTVFVAHNARFDYGFIKSEYRRLGRLFSARVLCTVKLSRRLYPEFRRHNMDSLIERHGLAQVQRHRAMGDVAAMLEFFTRARADKGDDQMEAAIATLLQKPSTPSHLPPDILSDLPRGPGVYRFYGENDALLYVGKSTNIAQRVASHFSGDHNTSKGVRISESLRRIDYTETAGELGALLLELRQIKTLSPLFNRRSRAAKNLVSIELAPNASGYLQARLVREIEPHRLASYFGLFRSKRDAERALTGIAAKNELCNQLLGLEPEREGPCFQRTLGRCKGACEGIEDVTRYNLRVQIAFHQLRLKTWPWKGPVAIVEHRSDGAPPDILVIYNWIHVTTVHDEQELDDLSLSGQSVTFDLDSYKLLVKALMGPADKNRSLIELPAVGAPDVLMP; translated from the coding sequence ATGACAACCAGCTACCTCGAACAAACCACGTTTGCGTTTCTCGATATTGAAACCACCGGCGGAAACTCTTCCCACGATCGGATTACGGAAATAGGAATCCGCTTCTGGCGCGCCGGAGAGGTTGTGGATGAGTGGCAAACATTACTGAACCCCGGCATGCGGATCTCGCCGTTTATCGAGCAACTGACGGGCATCTCCAACGCCATGGTCGCCGATGCACCGACGTTTGAAGCCATCGCAGATACGCTCGAAGAGAAACTACGGGATACCGTGTTCGTTGCCCACAACGCGCGCTTCGATTACGGCTTCATCAAATCGGAATACCGCCGGCTCGGGCGGCTGTTTTCGGCGCGGGTACTGTGCACCGTAAAGCTGTCCCGGCGCCTGTATCCCGAATTTCGTCGGCACAACATGGATTCGCTGATCGAACGTCATGGCCTGGCCCAAGTCCAAAGGCACCGGGCCATGGGCGATGTGGCCGCCATGCTCGAGTTTTTCACCCGCGCCCGCGCTGACAAAGGCGATGATCAAATGGAAGCTGCCATCGCCACCCTGCTGCAAAAGCCAAGCACTCCCTCTCACTTGCCGCCAGACATCCTGAGTGACCTGCCTCGGGGGCCGGGGGTTTATCGGTTCTACGGCGAAAACGATGCGCTCTTGTATGTGGGCAAGAGCACCAACATTGCCCAGCGCGTGGCCTCGCATTTCTCCGGCGATCACAACACCAGCAAAGGGGTGCGTATTTCCGAAAGCCTGCGCCGCATCGACTACACCGAAACCGCCGGCGAGCTCGGTGCCCTGCTGCTGGAGCTGCGGCAAATCAAAACCCTTAGCCCGCTGTTCAACCGGCGGTCCCGCGCGGCGAAAAATCTGGTGAGTATCGAGCTGGCACCGAACGCTTCCGGTTACCTGCAGGCGCGACTGGTACGGGAGATAGAACCACACCGGCTCGCCAGCTATTTCGGCCTGTTTCGCAGCAAGCGCGATGCCGAGCGCGCGTTAACCGGCATTGCCGCCAAAAACGAGCTGTGCAACCAGTTGCTTGGCCTGGAACCCGAGCGTGAAGGCCCCTGTTTTCAGCGCACGTTGGGCCGCTGCAAAGGCGCCTGTGAAGGGATAGAAGACGTAACCCGGTACAATCTTCGAGTGCAGATTGCGTTTCACCAGCTGCGCTTGAAAACTTGGCCATGGAAAGGCCCGGTCGCGATCGTGGAGCATCGAAGTGATGGGGCGCCGCCTGATATTCTGGTGATCTACAACTGGATTCACGTCACCACGGTGCACGACGAACAAGAGCTCGATGATCTGTCGCTGTCTGGCCAGTCAGTAACCTTTGATCTGGACTCTTACAAATTACTGGTCAAAGCTCTGATGGGCCCTGCCGACAAAAACCGCTCCCTGATCGAACTGCCAGCCGTGGGTGCGCCGGATGTGCTTATGCCGTGA
- a CDS encoding GNAT family N-acetyltransferase: MLLADSTELKLLNLSHKDELFSLINTNREHLREWLPWVDATQSPADTESFLQFAINQYQSGQGPQYAIFSESALCGVCGFHPFDLSNRSGSLGYWLGASYGGKGIMVRAVQALVEQGFREYGLNRIEIACATGNTRSRAIPERLGFELEGVFREREYVNGRYLDQAIYSMLASEFQSKA, encoded by the coding sequence TTGCTCTTAGCCGATTCCACCGAACTGAAATTGCTCAACCTAAGCCACAAAGATGAGCTATTCAGCCTCATAAACACCAACCGCGAACACCTGCGCGAGTGGTTGCCTTGGGTCGATGCAACCCAGTCTCCGGCCGACACTGAATCCTTCCTTCAATTCGCCATCAACCAATACCAATCCGGCCAAGGCCCGCAGTACGCCATTTTCTCCGAGTCAGCTCTTTGTGGCGTGTGTGGCTTTCATCCGTTTGATCTGTCTAATCGCAGCGGCAGTCTTGGCTATTGGTTGGGTGCGTCTTATGGGGGCAAAGGCATCATGGTGCGTGCGGTGCAGGCGCTGGTTGAGCAAGGCTTTCGGGAGTACGGCTTGAACCGAATCGAGATTGCCTGCGCCACTGGCAACACCCGAAGCCGAGCCATTCCCGAGCGTTTGGGGTTTGAACTTGAAGGGGTGTTTCGGGAGCGGGAGTATGTGAACGGCCGGTATCTCGATCAGGCGATTTACTCAATGCTGGCTTCAGAGTTTCAGTCCAAAGCCTGA
- a CDS encoding DJ-1/PfpI family protein: MKNKRSVGVVLFPGFELLDVFGPLEMYGQAPDHFELQLVSEKGGEVASAQGPRSVADVAFYDAPNFDILLVPGGIGTRAEVSNDVFLQWIVDQARTCEYVTSVCTGSALLAKAGILDGMRATTNKKAFDWATSQGERVHWVKEARWVEDGRFFTSSGVSAGIDMTLALIQKMLGREMANSIATLAEYEWQSDAGRDPFARIYGLV; this comes from the coding sequence ATGAAAAACAAACGATCAGTAGGCGTTGTTCTCTTCCCCGGATTTGAGCTTCTCGACGTATTTGGCCCACTGGAGATGTATGGCCAGGCGCCGGACCATTTCGAACTCCAGCTGGTCTCAGAAAAAGGCGGTGAAGTGGCCAGCGCCCAAGGGCCGAGGTCGGTCGCTGATGTGGCATTTTACGATGCACCGAACTTCGATATTCTTTTGGTGCCGGGTGGCATAGGAACACGGGCTGAAGTGTCGAACGACGTATTCCTGCAGTGGATTGTGGATCAAGCCAGAACATGTGAATACGTTACCTCCGTGTGCACGGGCAGCGCCTTGTTGGCAAAGGCCGGAATACTGGATGGCATGAGGGCCACAACCAACAAGAAAGCGTTTGATTGGGCCACGTCTCAAGGCGAGCGGGTGCACTGGGTAAAGGAAGCGCGCTGGGTTGAAGATGGTCGGTTTTTTACGTCTTCAGGTGTATCGGCTGGCATCGACATGACCTTGGCGCTGATTCAGAAAATGCTTGGGCGGGAAATGGCGAACAGTATCGCTACGCTGGCCGAATACGAATGGCAGAGCGATGCCGGCCGGGATCCGTTTGCACGCATCTATGGGCTCGTTTAA
- a CDS encoding type II toxin-antitoxin system CcdA family antitoxin, protein MAELYNSAAPKKAANLSINSDLLRKTRELNINLSATLERALKEELAKREAAQWVEENRAAIKSYNDFVEQHGCFGDEFREF, encoded by the coding sequence ATGGCCGAACTCTATAACTCAGCCGCCCCCAAAAAAGCAGCGAACCTCTCAATCAATAGCGACCTTCTGCGTAAAACCCGGGAACTGAACATCAACTTGTCTGCCACCCTGGAACGAGCTCTGAAAGAAGAGCTTGCAAAACGCGAAGCTGCACAATGGGTTGAAGAAAATCGTGCTGCGATAAAAAGCTACAACGATTTTGTCGAACAACATGGATGCTTCGGCGACGAATTCAGGGAGTTCTGA
- a CDS encoding CcdB family protein, with the protein MAQFDVYPNPSKTSKAHYPYLVDIQSSLLSDLATRIVVPLGKRSAFGGEAMQGLTPEISFADEELLLLTPQISAVPEKHLKSPIGSLSHFRDQIVGALDLAITGI; encoded by the coding sequence ATGGCACAGTTCGATGTGTACCCCAACCCGAGTAAAACCAGCAAGGCTCATTACCCTTACCTTGTGGACATTCAAAGCAGCCTTTTGAGCGATTTGGCAACTCGCATTGTTGTCCCTTTGGGCAAACGTTCTGCCTTCGGTGGCGAAGCCATGCAAGGGCTCACTCCAGAAATCAGCTTTGCCGACGAGGAGCTGTTGCTGTTAACTCCGCAAATTTCGGCCGTGCCTGAAAAACACCTCAAGAGCCCCATTGGTTCTCTCTCGCATTTCAGAGATCAGATTGTTGGAGCGCTGGACCTGGCCATCACCGGTATTTAG